From Penicillium psychrofluorescens genome assembly, chromosome: 6, one genomic window encodes:
- a CDS encoding uncharacterized protein (ID:PFLUO_009022-T1.cds;~source:funannotate) yields MEGEADRVSSAMRLQTSFPYPISLSSSFKLDEGYSDETRSQTDKESASDQVMVLPDWLLAQTEAERAEFAYSVLRSLRISTIAGVVERFNPLLHMDPVIKLPPELTLEVFSYLEPRVLLKACLSSRSWRSRILDSGLWRLLYINEGWRVDLGAIRRCEHAFSEPLSPQARKSRPPYLEIDLEEPKQKKRVPPSWLDSRSAELHQLPDGDAEIEADDDNSDVEGDHDMIDATDRDSSSSSRDRPRPAQNFVSPLRSPLDPPLNSSLFTRSANGSAKLNWAHLYKQRRRLEANWQHGRYTNFQLPDPSRPEEAHREYVYAIQFSGKWLVSGSRDRTVRVWDLETKRLHHAPLIGHVKSVLCLQFDASPEEDIIISGSSDQSVIIWKFSTGQKIHQIKNAHADSVLNLKFDHRYLVTCSKDRTLKVWNRRDLLATDDDYPRICHGAGATYPSYIVDLSDIPPNMLEARMANEQIKPVPAYSRLMSMEGHGAAVNAMQLHGDEIVTASGDRMIKVWNIRTGACVKTLMGHEKGIACVQFDGRRIISGSNDNTIRIYDHISGAEVACLRGHSNLVRTVQAGFGDPPGADEALRLEALAVENEFWNARRAGLPVDLGPRAQRRAGRLTNTSGSRDPNDIPALGAKIPPGGGGSEWARIVSGSYDESILIWHKDREGSWSIAHRLCQAEALSNATQAHIEANPAAASAQPLQLLIPVPNAPAPIPVAPQNTNNNNAPNPQQQGTAAAAAHNQNHAAVAQGAHHLVHPLPQALLATGGAMINPVMANHHHHHHAHAHGRRGSPPTSRVFKVQFDSRKIVCASHDPRIVGWDFACDDPEIIEACPFFGSL; encoded by the exons ATGGAGGGTGAGGCAGATCGcgtctcctcggccatgCGGCTGCAGACCTCTTTCCCCTACCCCATCTCGCTATCCTCCTCCttcaagctggacgaagGCTACTCCGATGAAACTCGAAGCCAGACAGACAAAGAATCAGCATCAGATCAAGTGATGGTGCTGCCTGACTGGCTTCTTGCTCAGACCGAAGCTGAGAGAGCAG AATTTGCCTACAGTGTCCTGCGATCGCTCCGTATATCCACCATTGCCGGCGTGGTCGAACGTTTTAACCCCCTTCTCCATATGGACCCGGTCATAAAGCTGCCCCCCGAACTCACCCTGGAGGTCTTCTCTTACCTTGAACCTCGTGTCCTCCTGAAAGCGTGTTTGTCCTCGCGCTCGTGGCGCAGTCGGATTCTTGATTCTGGTCTCTGGAGATTGTTGTACATCAACGAGGGTTGGCGCGTGGACCTGGGCGCGATTCGCAGGTGTGAGCATGCCTTCTCGGAACCGCTCTCTCCTCAGGCGCGCAAATCCCGCCCGCCGTACTTGGAGATCGACCTCGAGGAGCCCAAGCAAAAGAAGCGCGTGCCCCCGAGCTGGCTGGATTCGCGAAGCGCTGAGCTCCATCAGCTGCCGGATGGCGATGCCGAaatcgaggccgatgatgatAATTCGGACGTCGAGGGCGATCACGACATGATCGATGCCACTGATCGAGactcatcatcttcatcgagagACCGTCCGAGACCTGCTCAAAACTTTGTGTCCCCACTTCGTTCGCCCCTCGATCCACCCCTGAACTCGTCTCTCTTCACGCGCTCCGCAAACGGATCCGCCAAGCTCAATTGGGCGCATCTCTACAAGCAGCGCCGGCGACTTGAAGCCAATTGGCAGCATGGCCGATACACCAACTTTCAACTTCCCGACCCATCGCGTCCCGAAGAAGCTCATCGCGAATACGTGTATGCCATTCAGTTTTCCGGCAAATGGCTCGTCAGTGGAAGCCGCGATCGGACTGTTCGCGTCTGGGATCTTGAGACCAAGCGCTTGCATCACGCTCCATTGATTGGACACGTAAAATCGGTGTTGTGTCTTCAATTCGATGCCAGTCCCGAAgaggatatcatcatctctgGTAGCAGCGACCAATCCGTCATTATCTGGAAGTTTTCCACTGGGCAGAAGATCCACCAGATCAAAAACGCGCACGCGGACTCGGTGCTGAACCTGAAATTCGACCATCGGTACCTGGTCACTTGTTCCAAGGACCGAACACTCAAGGTGTGGAATCGACGAGATTTGTTGGCGACCGATGACGACTACCCTCGCATTTGTCACGGTGCAGGAGCGACCTATCCTTCGTACATCGTGGATCTTTCCGATATTCCGCCCAATATGCTCGAAGCCCGCATGGCTAATGAACAGATTAAGCCCGTGCCGGCTTACTCCCGCCTCATGAGCATGGAAGGACACGGTGCCGCTGTCAATGCCATGCAGCTCCACGGTGACGAGATTGTCACCGCGTCTGGTGATCGCATGATCAAGGTTTGGAACATCCGCACTGGCGCCTGTGTGAAGACCCTGATGGGTCATGAGAAGGGCATTGCCTGCGTTCAGTTTGATGGCCGCCGCATTATCAGCGGTAGCAACGACAACACCATCCGCATCTATGACCACATCTCAGGAGCCGAAGTTGCCTGTTTGCGTGGCCACAGCAACCTGGTGCGCACCGTTCAAGCTGGGTTCGGTGACCCCCCAGGAGCTGACGAGGCTCTGCGCCTTGAAGCGCTGGCAGTCGAGAACGAGTTCTGGAATGCTCGACGGGCTGGCCTGCCTGTTGACCTTGGCCCTCGAGCTCAGCGCCGGGCTGGTCGCCTTACCAACACTTCCGGCTCTCGCGATCCCAATGATATCCCAGCACTTGGGGCAAAAATCCCCCCCGGAGGAGGTGGCAGCGAGTGGGCTCGTATCGTTTCGGGGTCATACGATGAGTCGATTCTGATCTGGCACAAGGACCGTGAAGGTTCATGGTCAATTGCCCACAGACTGTGCCAGGCAGAGGCCTTATCCAATGCCACCCAAGCCCACATCGAGGCCAACCCAGCAGCTGCTTCTGCACAGCCACTCCAACTGTTGATTCCAGTTCCAAATGCACCCGCCCCGATTCCTGTCGCTCCACAAAACAccaacaataataatgcccccaacccccagcagcaaggcactgctgctgcggcggccCACAACCAGAACCACGCAGCCGTGGCACAAGGCGCccatcacctcgtccaccccctcccccaagCCCTTCtcgccaccggcggcgccATGATCAACCCCGTCATGGcgaaccatcatcatcaccaccacgcccacGCCCACGGCCGTCGCGGCTCTCCCCCAACTTCCCGGGTATTCAAAGTCCAATTCGACTCACGCAAGATCGTGTGTGCTAGCCACGACCCCCGCATCGTGGGCTGGGACTTTGCATGCGACGACCCAGAGATCATTGAAGCATGTCCGTTCTTCGGCAGCCTgtga